The Rhizoctonia solani chromosome 13, complete sequence nucleotide sequence CCTCAAGGCAATCACAAGGCAGGTTTGGGACCAGCCCTAAGGATGGGGACCGTGGCCATGCTAAACAAGCACAAGCCGCGTGTCTTCTGCAGGCAAATGTAAGGAGCACGTGACAACGACAACCACCATGACCGACAATCCCGAGCAGTGTTGGTAAATCCCATTCCCATGGCAAACAGTATTGGAAAGTGCTGGGAGGGAATAGGGATTACATAAGTGTTCACCATGGGATACCATATGGGAGCCGATCTCTGAGCGCTCGGCGAACTTTTGCCGAAAGCTGACAAAGCCCGAGTCCGCATCAGCCAAACAAAACCCAAGTCAATCCCACTGCTCCAAGTATCGCTTTAGTCAGAGAATTACCATATATGTTAGTTTCTACGCGATTCTTGAACAACCAAGGCGCATCAGCGCGCATACATAAGTAATTGTCAGGATCCAAGTTCCAAGATAACTCCCATTCACCTTTTACctcctacaacaatgccggCACCACTCTGGCACTGGCAGTACTTCCAAACCCAACCACATGACCTCAAATTGGctggcaacaaggacaacTACAATGGTGGTAGCTACTTGAACGCTTGGTGTTGTGGATGTATTGCATTATGTACCAGCACTATGGAACAGGAAGATCAACAGGCACTGGAGCATGGTATCATCTCCAAAGTTTGACCACAAACTGAACACCTTCATTGGGGTAAGTTCTTTTGATACTTGGATATTTTGGTTATACTCATGTTGATTACTAGCCATCTCACTTGTTTGCCCTATCCCCAGTCGTAGAGAAGCGTTtgaagcgcatatacatagCTGTGAACTTGTATCCCCTGAGGCTAAGGATAGGCTGGCCTCAGAACGTGCGCGTACTTGCTCCTCAGCTGCCTTAATTCCTTGGTCCACAGGATCAACCCCAGATCGCGGAAACAATAGCAAGACATTGCCGTACCCAGCCCTCCCCAAAATTTACCACTTGCTGTCAAAGGAGCAACAGACAGAGTTTAATTCCGATCTCTGTAAACTGTGGGTTGCAAATGGGTTTGCCTGGCATGCTATCAATGCACCGGAAACCCATAAGTTCTTTCAGAAGTGGCTACCAAATGCAATGTTGCCCGATTGACATAAGCTGTCAGGGCCAATTCTTCAAACTCAACTTGAGGCTGCAAATTCCTCTATGCATGAGGCAATTTGGGTTGGTTAGCTACAGGTATGAGTGATGGATGGAAGAACATTAAACGGAACGCATTAATTGCGTCTATGCTCTCTGTTGATTACAAGGTATGCTAGCCTAACTGCCACTACTGTCAACCAACTAACACACAAACTTTAGACTTATACTGTTCAAGTGCACAATCTATCAGCGCAACACAAGACAGCCAACAACCACTTGAAGCTGGTACTCAATGATATAGACAGTGCTGAGAAGGAGCACAATGTCCGTATCATTGCCTGGGTGTCTGATGCGGGAGGCAACTCACGAGCCATGCAAGTCCGACTCCATTGCTTACGCCCTCATATTTTGGTTTTTGACTGTTGGGCACACCAGGTATGCACATATGGCTTGTGTATGCATTCAGTTGGGGTCTGATAAACTTGGCAATAGATTAACCTTATAGTTGGCGATATCATGGGCCTAACCTCACGGCTTGTTGATACAGCAGATGCCGCAATTGATATCATTAAGTGGATGCTCAATCACTCTTATTTACTTGGACTCTTCCGTCAGGAGCAGGCGCGGGATGGCAGGAAGCCTTGTAGTCTCACTCTCCCTGTTCTCACTTGATGGACTTCTCACTTCCTTTTGTTCTGCAGCCTACTGTCTGAGTCCCAATCACTTTGTGCCATTGCCGCACGTAACCCTGAGGAGTTTTGGGCAAGTGCGGGACGCTCCCCTGAGACAATTGAGCAAGCCAACACTGTCTTGAAGAACATTGATGATCCTGAATTTTGGCATAGATTGGGCAAGTAAGCACATAAATTAATTGAATCTGCTAAGATGTATTCTTAACCTCCTTTTCTTGTAGGCTCAAGCTATACCTAGAGCCACTTGCAATCGCTGCAAATGTCTCTCAGGCCGCGACTACTAGGCTGGATCATATTCTGGTCGAACTTGGGCGGTTGTATTACACATTTTCGCACCTTGGGTTCAATCCAAAGGTTCGGGAGTGTGTGTTGGAGAGCTTAGAGCATCGCTGGGGTAAGGCAGACCAGGATCCCTTCATTCTGGCTGTCTTCCTCAACCCTTTCATTTGAGCTTGCCTATTTAGCTGACAAAACACCTTACTGAATTGGTCTGCGCTCTATGGCGTTGTCAAGCGCGTGTTCCAACAAGTCTTTCGTAAGGAAAATGACCTCGAATTATACAAAGCGTTTCTTGACTATTACGACTCTCAAAGCGAGTTTCACCCCAATTGATGGGATTACAAAGAGCAGCGGGCAATGCACAAGCAAGCGGTAAGTACATAATAATCATTATTGAGCCCCATACAATTTCTTACTAAGTTCTTGCGTGTACTTAGGGTAAGCCCCTCAACATGATCAATGTCTGGTTGGGCCTGCTTGCCTATGAAACACCAAATTCTGGACGTCATCAGCTAGCTCACTTAGCAATACACATTTTGTTGATTGTTGCTAACTTGGCTGGCTGCAAGCAACTATTCAGCGAGATGGGACACATCCACACAAAACGGCGCAATCAACTGGGATACCAGAAGGTATTTGACACTGCAGTTGTGCGTATGGACCTCAAACGCAAGCACGCAGATGAAGGACAGACGCGCTCAAGGCTGAAGCGTCAATTTGGCTCTCCAGCCCTTGACTCAGTGATTTCAAGGGCCAATAACCAGCCCGACAAACTTGCAGAGTCAATTGCTGACGTCGATATAACCGAGGAGGGTTTAGCCACCTCTAGTGTGCGCTCACTTGCAATGCAACTTCGTCAAGATGTACTCAATGACAAAGACCCATTAGACAATGAGTTCAAAGACTCTTGCACAACAAACTCCACACCACCCACCAATACGCTCCCGAAAAAGGTTTGATTGTTCTTTGGGACTCAGTCTCCCATCTCACTACGTGATCTATTTGATTACTCCCGTAGTACCGGGTCCAAAGCGCACGGACTGGATGTTTTCAAGTCCAACGGATTGGACAATCTCAAAGCAGAGCTTGAGCTCTACGGGCTGGTCACTCGGGACGTGCAACAAACCCTACAAATTGACGATTCGGCCGCATAATTGTTCGTTTTACGTTGTTGTATTTAATTCCAATATGTGTATATACCGTAAGCGCCCGGGAAGTCGGACACACCCGTGAAGTCGGACATTTGCCGTTTTTGACTCAAACAACAAAAACTCGAGCTACAAATGCATGTATACACCTGAGTAAATAGACTAAGGGCATTTCTATGTGTTTCTGAAGTGAATTGAATAATATAAAAATAGGAAAACGTAGCAATTATCATCTCAGACCTCCTCCCCCTCTTCCAAGGGCTCTAGTAGAATATTCATTGGTCAGAATTTGATAAGTAAGGCGCTGAACCATAGAAAAGTACCCACGCTCACCAAGCAAACCTTTTCCTCCAGAAATTCCGGCCCAATGACCTTGTCCGTGTCCTCTCCCTTGAGCTGATGCTACCTGGGTATATATGCTTGTTAATTCTCACAAATTTCTTCGATATCTGCTTGGAAATACACTCACGCACGTCCAAATTAACCCCTTCAAGGTTCATAGCACGTGCTTCCGGGTTTGCTTCTCTGTTTTGCTCCTTTTCATGTTGTATGATTATTTGAGGTTCTGCTCCCTCGAAAATCAGAATTATATCTCACAGGCCTTTTTTGAGCGCTTCCGTACTTGATTCAGTGTTGAATATAAAGGTTCATTCAACCACTTCTTGTCAATCATTGTTGGTACGCCGCTCCATTTTGTTACAAAGCATAATCACCTCTGTTTCCTCTGGGAGACTCAATGCTTGCTCCTGCTCACGTGTTATGTGGTGTTCCTGTTGAATCTTCAATTAGTCTTTATGTGCCAATTTAGGAGTGCCGCATTTTGAAGCAGCTGCTTGGAGACCAAGCCCCCCTTTTTTCACCctcaattgccagatctatGGTGTTTTCTTGCTACTCAGGTGTCCCAATCTTTCCGAATTGGCTTTTTTCATTCATTTGTAACACAAAGGGGGGTATATCTGTATGTAAGACTCACTTTTTCACGCCTCAAGTCAGATGAATCAAGGCCGGTCACGTGTCCAACTTCCCCGTATCCGGACATTCTGTCCGGGCTAAACATAATTTAGGTATTATTCTGCTGATATTGAATCTAATTAAATAAAACAACTTGCACGTTGAAGAATGTGCCCATAAGTATATAAATTTGCTATTAGAATGAGTTACCAGTCTGTTGCTGCTCCTGGACGTCAGCAACTTTCAAAATGTGTCCAACTTCCCGGGCGCTCACGGTACTATGTTTGGCAAatgtatcacgtgacattcCCATTGCTTCCCAACCATCCCATCCCACGCCCCGTTTACGTAATCCCAGTGCCCAACCACGTTCCCATTGGGATTTACCAACACTGATCCCGagcccaagggcaaaggcatTAGCTCTTGCCTTTCAGGCATTCTGCATTGTTCAACTTGCTCTACTTTGGATCTCACAAATACCACTGTGCCCCCCTAGAGTGCGGAACTTCCAGGGGTAATATTCCGGACTTTGCCTGCGGGAGGTAACAAGGCTACTGTGCGGAAGTTCCGGGCTCTGGCTGCGGACCAGTTCATATTGTTCCAAACCTTCGGAATCATGACCATTTCCGGGGTTTCACAGCGGACATTTTTATCATTGGATTACTCTGTTACTCTTCTTAGCCACGGTTATTCCGTGGTCATCCTACGTTACAGTTTCACATTACAATATATATTTTTGCAGTTGTTCCGCATATAATACACAATACAGCCCCAGGACAACTTTCTGTTCTGCACCTAAACACCAAGTGTCCTGCGGCCTACTGCCAGAACTTCCAAACTTGAAATACAACATAAAACTTGAAACCATGGCCAAACCCCAGTAGATCTGGGCTTTACCACTGCAACTTCCGCATGCTAACTGCAAAAGTTGCCACAAAAAAGATATGATAAAAATACACAGTCTGGGCCTAAACTCTGGGTGTCCTGGGAACTGGCCCTGGAACTTCCAAAGGGAAGATTGAAAGAAAAGGCTGAAATTGTCCAAAAAGAAGAATGTCCAAGGTGTTTAAGTTAAATGGAGGGTGCAAGTCCAACAGAGATGAGATGATACAGCATAGACAGTGGAGAAACACAGGCAAAGCAAACAAAATAATTAGAAGCAAATAAAAAGCGTTAAAGGGAGTCTGAAAGAGCAGAAACAAAAGCAAAGACAAGAGGAAAGACAAGGCAAGGGAATCAAAACAAGGGGGAAATTTGGAGCCAAGTTGCATGCATAGTTCAGCACTTATTGGCTCTGGTAGCTTGTTGGGTCTTTCTTCCAGGAGCGGGTGGGGTTGGATCCCTATCAGGGCAGTTATAAGTGATGTGAAAAGTGAAGAAaaaacaaaaagaaaaactCACCCAAGCAATGCGTCTGTAGCATTGATCAACTCTTGTTTTGCCTTTTGCCCCTGTTTACCCTTTGGTGCTGCCTGAGACTCAGCAGCTGCGCTGGGTCCAACCATCTCCTCATCTGCCCCTGCCAAGGTTGCAGTTGTTAAACCCTTCTTAGCTGGCTGTTCTTTTTGAGTGTACATGTCCTTGCGCTTGCCCTGGGTGGCAGTAGGCTTGTTGTGTGGAGTCTTGCACTTCTTCCCTGCATCaactgatttgttgtaggtgGTGGCAGGGGGAGAAGGTGCTGGTAAGGCGCTGGGCTGAGCTCTCTTCTGGGCAGGCTTAAGCATTGGGGTGTCCTTGTTGCTGTCCAGTCCAGTGCAATGTTTGCAGGTACTGGCTTCAGGGCTGTCCAAACCAAGATGTGGGACCGCAGCTGGAGTTGGGGTACTGGGTGCAAGAGGTGATAGATACTCCTGCGTAGCCTCTTCCTCTGTGCTTGCAGGTTCTTCAACTTTGGCAGGACAAGGGGGCATGCTGGAGACAAGTGTTGAGCTGACAGGTGGATAAATTTCCTGCTATGTATGAGTAGAAAAATCAATAATCTATCTCATTTGATGCACCTGTATGTGTTTATTCCCTTGCAATTTGGCTGGGGCTGGGTTGGATTTGCTGTTGTCCTCAACAAGGCGTTTCTGCACCTTCCTCTGCAATTGTTCCTAATGAGCAAGGTGAGAATTCAAATTAGAACACATACCTTTTGGGCCTCCTTAGCTTTCTGCTTTGTCACCAGATGTTCAAGGGCTGGAGCTGGTTCCCCATTGTTGCTGAGATCTTTGGCTACCTGGCACACCTGCTTGCAAGCCTGTTGTTGTATTTTACACAAAACCATATGAATATAAGCATACTACTAACCACTCCCTTCCCCTTTGACTTTGATAACAAAGGCTTGGGGTCATTGATGCTCTTGTCCTTGGAGCTTTCAACTGGTTGGGTGCAAGCCTTCTTGGGGGCGTGGTTTGGCAACTAAATCTTGGGTTAGGCAATGCAACAATCAAACTTGGGATGTACTGCTAGTGCATCCTCCACCCTTTGTTTTGCACTGAGGGGTTTGACAACTGGAGTTGGCTTGTCATCAAACTCTTCATTGGAAGTGGCCCTGGGAGCACATTTTGAGGTCTGACAGGTCCTACATCAAATTAAGCTGTTTGGGAAGGGATATTACTAACCTTATTTTTGGTTGTCTGCCCCAATGGCAATGGCCTAGCATTGCTTGCCTCCTCTTTGGAATCATCTATGCAGGTAGTCTGGTGTGGTGCTGGTTCAATGTATTGTAGTATGCGCATGACCAAACATTCTCACCCTGGGTCTGGGTCTGGGCCTGGTTGGATTGGCAATGGGGGCAGGATCACTGTCATCAGACTGATCCTCAGGAACAGTTGAGTGGTGGGGCTGGTTCTGAACACAATTGTTAATTCAATTAGATTGCAGCACAAGATTACATGTGCCTTTGAAGATCCCTTGTTGGTTTGATAGGTGAGGCTAGATGGATTGGGCTCCAATTGCTAGATCACATCATACTATGAGATTGGACAAATTGTGGAGGCAACTTACTGTTTTCCTTTGCCCTTTGTCTTAGTTGTACAAGCATTCCCAACTCTCTTTGCCTGAGGATTGTCCTAATCAATATCAACAATAGACATGTAATTAAAAATACTTACTTTGTGTTGTGCCTTGAGTCTGTTGCACCAGGCAACTTGCCTGCCAGCCTTTTTGATTTGCACTTGATGGTTGCATTGATGTGTAAGTGTGCAGATTGTCAACTCTTTCACCACCCAATTGTCACAGTACCACTGCATAATTGGGTATGCCTTGTAAACCTAGACAAATGGACAAATTAGATTTTGAATACTGAGAAGTGAATTGCACACTCACCTGGGTGTTGATGGATCCTTGCTgtttgtcctggacatggtcacatgaccagtacaagtggttgcatgctggcccaagcccaaatttggggggtagcaggtgtaatcatgggttgtcagcagaggaataatagggctctatggcttagtggtcaagctggttcaattctggctagttctattttcctctgtttatgacactgtTCATTGGTGAGCCTAATGTAGGTGCACCCAGGGATGCTGCAAGACACATGCTGCACAACAGTGCCAACATGGTTCTTGGTCAAGTGTGGGTTATGCAAGCATAACAGGACAATGAAGACAACATACCTGGATCCTTTAAAAGGGCTTTATTCCTGGGTCCATCCATTTCCATGAGAGTGTCAAGCCCTTTCAGGCTGCCTTCTGGGCAATCAAGCATCTTGTATCTTTTGTATTTGCCCAACTTGTTAGCAACATAAATATATTTCCTGCATCCTGACTTGTAAGGTCAAACTAGTTTGGATGCATGTGAATGTATGCACATAAAAAAGGCAAGTTATGTATGATTGGTTGCATCTGCAATCCAATTACCCCTGTGGCTGCAGCCACAACCACCATTATCACAACCACCAGCCTTGTTGTCATTGTCATTGTCATTGTCATTgtcattgttgttgttgtcatCTGCATTGTTGTCATTgtcattgttgttgttgtctgcATTGTTGTTGTCTGTGTTGTGATAGCAGGGTCCTTTGCAGGGGGCAGCAGACGCAAGTGTGGATGCCTTGGCATATTTATACGCTGTGGTGTTCTCACACTGCACAACCCTTTCTGCATTTGACAGAAAGGTTTTGGTGGTTTGGATGGTTTGGTGGTGGGCTGTGATTTTGAGGGTATTGCCATGGTATCTATAATATATGAGCAATTGAATAGCAATGTAATGAATAGGAAAGAATAATACCTTGAGTTAGTAGTTAAACTAGTGAATTTGGGGCACACGCAAAAATAAATCATAAATCAAATTTCCTCCCTGCACTTGCGCTTACTGCTTTGTACCTGGGAGGCAAGTTGGATAAGTCTACCAGATGAAATATATCAGCTAACCAGTTCAAATATGACAGAATAATACAGGAAATATGCACCTGCAAGCTGGGTGAATAAATTCTAAGATTTTTGTGTTTTTTGCACAAGTTCCAGTCTCTTCCCTGGCATCTGTAGACATGTTAGCTATCAATAATATTCAAAATGCGCAGTTGGAAACTTACCTGATGTCaagggaggtggaggagacAGGTATGGGTGCAGGTGTGATCAAAATGAAAGTGCACCACATTTTGCATGGCACATGGTTGTGGAGTTTGGCACTTAGAGTTTCACAGCTTCAGTCCTACTTATGTCTCAGACCCTGCATGAAATTTGCTAAATGGCTGGCAAAAAGAAACACAGTGTAGATGTGCATGCTGTGGTATATTTACTGAGCATGCATGCAGGGCACATATGAGGCAAGCAATGTTCAAAACACTGGTGCAGAGGGGTTCAAATAATTGGTATGTTCTTATGTATTGGAGTGCTTAAATGCTAATATCTCTCAAGAAAACTTTGCAAGATGATATGCCAAACATCAGTACAGGCAGCTATCTTGCAACAAAATTCCCAGAATTTGCAGTACTCAAATCCCCCCAAACTTATCCCTGGTACTCCCCCTTTTGCTTGTAACAAAGCATCAGACAACCTAGATGACCTATTTGCTGAAGATATACCACTTACCAAGCCCAATATGTGGCAAGAAATCTTGCACAATTGCATTTATTATGACTCCAACCATGAAGTTGTTTTACTGGATGATGGGACTGGCACTCAAACTGGAGCCAATCAGCTGGAAGAACTGGATGATATCAGTCTTATAGCTTTATTGGATTGCCTTGGTAACCTCAACATGTCAACTTATGGCCTCTCAGGAGAGGAGATTATGGATGCCAAGAATATTTTTGAGTCAGTTGTAGAAGGTATGTGCCCAATTATCACCTATTCATCCATTACTCATACTACATTATCTAGCTCATACTTTCCTTGAAGATGAGGATTATGACAAACTCTCTTCATTTGATCTTTATGATAGATACAAACCATCCCAAGCTCTTTTTGCCAAATTAATTAAACATTACCAACCTATCAATAGTCCCAAGGGAACACAAATTCCTTCTATCAAACACCTGCATACCCATGCTTGAGAACTATTGGGACTAGCTGCCAGCCAACATCATTGTTGTGTAAGCTCCTGTGTTGTGTTCATAGGTTACTTGGACCATTTGCAGGCTTGCCCAGTCTGTCACAAGTTGCGCTTTGACTTGGCTGGGAAACCAAGGAATCATTTCACATCTATCCCCCCATTCCTCAACTGTGTGCTCTATTTGCTTGTCCAATTACTGCCAAGAAGATGTGCTATCAAGACAAGTATATCAACAACAACAGAACTATAGCCAATATCTTTGATTGGCTTTGGTACCTTGAACCATGCAATCTCTTTGTCACAATTGATGGCAAAACAATGCCCTATAAATACTTTCAAGATGCGCATGAGATTGCACTAGGAATATCTATGGATGGAACTTGTCCCTTCAAACATTGCAACAATACCTGCTGGCCAATTCTCATCATCAACTATAACCTACTGCCCAACAAACACACTCTCATTGAAAATATGATCTGCATTGGCATTATACCAGGTCTGAAATGCCCTTCCAACATCAATTTGTTTCTCCAGCCCCTGATCAACAAGCTTTGTGATCTATTGTGTGGAGTGGCAGCTGTCAACATCAATCAACATCAACTGTTTGCTCTTTGCATGCATCTATTGATAATCTTTGGCAACATTCCTGCCCTTACAAAGATTCTCAAATTTGTTGGACACAACGGCTGCTTACCCTGCTGATTCTGCCTGATGCCAACTGTACCTGGACCCACATTGGGTGGTGGATCCCATTGCTATTGTCCACTTCACCAGCCCAATGGTTTTTGAATGGATCCTCTCAACCTCCTGTTGCATAAACATGATCAATGTACTGCTACTGGGCTCAAAGTGCTTAAGGCCAAAAACATGGTGGAACAAAAACAACTTGCAACTGAATTTGGTATCAAAGGCATTACATTATTTGCTTGTGTCCCCTCTGTGTCAATCCTTCACTAATTTCCTGTCAATCTCATGCATAtggtctggcaaaatctgatCCCACAACTTATTGAACTTTGGACTGGTGATTTTAACAATCTGGATGCTGGTCTTGAAGACTATCATTTGAGGCTTAATACATGGAATGCTTTCTGTGATGCTTGTGTCCCATCAAAACATACTATGTCTGGTTCCTTTGGCTGCCCCATCCCCAACCTGCGCAAGCCATCACATTTCATTGCAGAGTCCTGGAACATACTCACAACACAAATGGCTCCTTTGCTTCTGTATAAGCAGTTCTCTGACAAACAGTATTACTGGCATTTTGTTTGACTTGTCAGACTTCTATGGCTTGTTGTCTCATTTGACCTACCATGTGACAAAATTCAAGAAATATGCCAAGGGCTTGCCAAATAGGTTGAAGAgtacagacacagggtaacctattagtgtacttactgcaaccctgtgccccttgactgtcacagttgttgagttcaaccttgagtatagtgcaacaatactgtaaggattgttgtgattgagtgatagtgtttcaatccaccataccccctatattgtagatagctttatctgcaatatctcataaatcctagatatatttaggtaaaccccataagtcttaagtcttaagcatatataagtcctacacttattaggcaaatcctataaatcctgtacattagtcaggtaaccctcttacttaaggtattatcctagagaccttaagtatacatacactgagcagcaaaagtattgcaggtcaggagaggtcaaaagtttatctcTATTGCTGAGCAGCTAATTAGTGAATTCCATCTagattatactgacacatgtggccattgtaacactatgttttagcataaaatcttacaaattcatcaagaactaggctcacaaccccacttttgctgtaatgcaacctgcaaaacttttgccaattgtgttcagcatcttacaaatctgcatataactgattatgtagttcagtacaagttctggttttttgcacacacatactcagttatatgggccattgctggacagagtatcagcttgttccaccaattagggactgtgtaacagagcTATCTTCTTGGGGCCTGTAAaggaaactcaaaattgcagttgcattgcactcaaggcactgtgtgggctggaaatgctatGGAgtatctcaggtgactgctggtacccagtgaaacagcttccatgaccttcccatacctgTGACTGGgaatataagagattgcagtgggtgaggctgtatgagctgaaaattgaaatgccactcataagctgaaatccaagccaaatgacatatGACTtttagcagtagtagacacaggtcaagggtatgctgagataaaTGATCcagggcagcagtgatgtgtacacaaagatagcatgcagtatacacagagattgcagccaatgggtgggtctcaaattgaacatgttctaactctgtgattgtgaaTTGGAAGAGGTGGAAACTCATACAGTGGAAGGTTCCTCTAGTACAGACCTTATGATGGAAAAGTGGCTGTttcctgattgacaatcacagagttagaacatgttcaatttgagaccccacccattggctgcaatctctgtgtatactgcatgctatctttgtgtacacatcactgctgccctgGATCAtttatctcagcatacccttgacctgtgtctactactgctaaaAGTCatatgtcatttggcttggatttcagcttatgagtggcatttcaattttcagctcatacagcctcacccactgcaatctcttatattcCCAGTCAcaggtatgggaaggtcatggaagctgtttcactgggtaccagcagtcacctgagatacTCCatagcatttccagcccacacagtgccttgagtgcaatgcaactgcaattttgagtttcctTTACAGGCCCCAAGAAGATAgctctgttacacagtccctaattggtggaacaagctgatactctgtccagcaatggcccatataactgagtatgtgtgtgcaaaaaaccagaacttgtactgaactacataatcagttatatgcagatttgtaagatgctgaacacaattggcaaaagttttgcaggttgcattacagcaaaagtggggttgtgagcctagttcttgatgaatttgtaagattttatgctaaaacatagtgttacaatggccacatgtgtcagtataatctAGATGGAATTCACTAATTAGCTGCTCAGCAATAgagataaacttttgacctctcctgacctgcaatacttttgctgctcagtgtacccttagtcatttaggcttaagtaacattagtctaaggtactatacataaccaaccacctgcacttgatagttgctagactatttgttggga carries:
- a CDS encoding Transposase family Tnp2 protein; translation: MWQEILHNCIYYDSNHEVVLLDDGTGTQTGANQLEELDDISLIALLDCLGNLNMSTYGLSGEEIMDAKNIFESVVEAHTFLEDEDYDKLSSFDLYDRYKPSQALFAKLIKHYQPINSPKGTQIPSIKHLHTHA